A single window of Nicotiana sylvestris chromosome 3, ASM39365v2, whole genome shotgun sequence DNA harbors:
- the LOC104217954 gene encoding probable receptor-like protein kinase At5g24010, protein MKSCKVILFFILYLFLIYLSTAFSPQDNYLINCGSNTDAIVDNRHFLGDSNDQNSVHTSQGKSIFQKNPNPSSNLSFLYTTARVFNGASKYVLNIKKIGTHFLRLHFSPFTAQNYDLRKASFSFSANGVLLFSNFSVNTTVLREFILMVDNFELEIEFTPTYESNFAFVNAIEVFSAPDDFIIGDGAKSVGPRGIQEFNQNMTLQTLETVHRINVGGLKLTPFNDTMWRSWVPDEDFLVLKSAAKIARTSHVPKYQKGGATREIAPDNVYMTAQQMNRENVTTDFIFNITWNFPVDIGDASHFVRLHFCDIVSMAPGQLYFNVYLNGFTAYKDLDLSSVTFRELATPYYIDFVVYSGSSGVVQVSIDPSNLSSTMRRNAILNGVEIMKMVNYVASKSGSKKRNVWVIVSSVLGSFILLSVVILAALLFFVCRKKKLKPKRSESAGWTPLCQYGSTSHGTLSDGTSAGPNGFLGQRIPFAEIQLATNNFDKSLIVGSGGFGMVYKAVLGDNRKVAIKRGVPGSRQGLPEFHTEITVLSKIRHHHLVSLVGYCEEQSEMILVYEYMEKGPLKRHLYGPGITPLSWKQRLEICIGAARGLHYLHTGFAQGIIHRDIKSTNILLDENYVAKVADFGLSRTGPCLNETHVSTGVKGSFGYLDPEYFRRQQLTDKSDVYSFGVVLFEVLCARPAIDPLLSREQVNLAEWAMQWQKDGQLEQIVDPRIRGQIKLSCLKKFGETAEKCLADYGIDRPTMGDVLWNLEYAFQLQESDSLTEPHEVSNSISPRLPLPEGLRNTQNEAYTGDGASEISTSQVFSQLMTNEGR, encoded by the coding sequence ATGAAAAGTTGTAAAGTTATTCTCTTTTTCATCCTTTATTTGTTCCTCATATATTTATCAACTGCTTTCTCCCCTCAAGATAATTACTTGATAAACTGTGGTTCAAATACTGATGCTATAGTTGATAACAGGCACTTTCTTGGGGACTCTAATGACCAAAATTCAGTTCATACCTCTCAAGGTAAgtcaatttttcaaaaaaatccaaacCCATCTTCCAATTTGTCTTTCCTTTATACTACTGCTAGAGTTTTCAATGGTGCTTCAAAATATGTTCTGAATATCAAGAAGATTGGGACCCATTTTTTGCGCCTTCATTTCTCTCCTTTCACTGCTCAGAATTATGATCTAAGAAAAGCAAGTTTCAGTTTTTCTGCAAATGGGGTTCTGCTTTTTAGTAATTTTAGTGTTAATACTACTGTGCTTAGAGAGTTCATATTGATGGTGGATAATTTTGAGCTTGAAATTGAGTTCACACCAACTTATGAATCCAATTTTGCTTTTgtgaatgcaattgaagtgttttCAGCTCCTGATGATTTCATAATTGGTGATGGGGCTAAATCAGTTGGTCCTAGGGGAATTCAGGAGTTCAATCAGAATATGACATTACAGACATTAGAAACTGTTCATAGGATTAATGTTGGAGGGTTAAAGTTAACTCCTTTTAATGATACTATGTGGAGAAGTTGGGTTCCTGATGAGGATTTTCTTGTCTTGAAATCTGCTGCTAAAATAGCAAGAACCTCTCATGTTCCAAAGTATCAAAAGGGTGGTGCCACAAGGGAAATTGCTCCTGATAATGTGTACATGACAGCACAACAGATGAATAGGGAGAATGTAACTACAGATTTCATATTCAATATCACATGGAACTTTCCTGTGGATATTGGTGATGCGTCGCACTTTGTTCGCTTGCATTTCTGTGACATTGTTAGTATGGCACCTGGCCAGTTGTACTTTAATGTATATCTCAACGGGTTCACAGCGTACAAAGACCTTGATTTGTCTTCCGTTACATTCCGTGAGCTTGCTACACCGTATTACATAGATTTTGTGGTGTACTCAGGCAGTTCAGGCGTTGTGCAAGTAAGCATTGATCCTTCTAACCTAAGTAGTACTATGAGGAGGAATGCCATTCTGAATGGTGTTGAGATTATGAAAATGGTTAATTATGTGGCTTCAAAATCAGGTTCTAAGAAGAGAAATGTTTGGGTTATAGTGAGTTCTGTTCTTGGAAGTTTTATTCTGCTGAGTGTGGTTATACTTGCTGCCTTGCTATTCTTTGTCTGCAGAAAGAAAAAGCTAAAACCAAAGCGTTCAGAAAGCGCTGGCTGGACGCCTTTATGTCAATATGGAAGTACTTCCCATGGTACATTGTCTGATGGGACTTCAGCTGGACCAAATGGATTTCTAGGTCAGAGGATTCCGTTTGCCGAAATACAATTGGCTACTAATAATTTTGATAAGAGTTTGATAGTTGGTTCTGGTGGCTTTGGGATGGTATACAAAGCAGTTCTTGGAGACAACAGAAAAGTTGCTATAAAGAGAGGTGTTCCAGGTTCCCGGCAGGGTCTGCCTGAATTTCATACTGAAATCACTGTTCTTTCCAAGATTCGCCACCACCATCTTGTTTCACTAGTAGGTTATTGCGAAGAACAGTCTGAGATGATACTTGTTTATGAGTATATGGAGAAGGGACCTCTTAAGAGGCATTTGTATGGTCCAGGAATAACACCCTTATCTTGGAAGCAAAGGCTTGAGATATGCATTGGTGCAGCAAGAGGCCTCCACTATCTTCATACAGGTTTTGCTCAAGGAATCATCCATCGCGACATCAAGTCAACAAACATCCTGCTTGATGAAAATTATGTTGCTAAGGTTGCTGATTTTGGTCTCTCAAGGACAGGCCCATGTCTCAATGAGACCCATGTCAGCACTGGTGTAAAAGGAAGTTTCGGCTACCTTGATCCGGAATATTTTCGGAGGCAGCAGCTTACAGATAAGTCAGATGTTTACTCATTTGGAGTTGTTCTTTTCGAAGTCTTATGTGCTAGACCTGCCATTGATCCTCTGCTTTCACGGGAGCAAGTGAATTTGGCCGAATGGGCTATGCAGTGGCAGAAGGACGGACAACTAGAGCAGATTGTTGATCCCCGTATCAGAGGTCAGATAAAGCTAAGCTGTTTGAAGAAGTTCGGGGAGACTGCAGAGAAATGTTTGGCTGATTATGGTATCGATAGGCCAACAATGGGTGACGTGCTGTGGAACTTGGAATATGCATTCCAGCTTCAAGAATCTGATTCACTTACAGAACCCCATGAGGTTTCTAATTCCATCTCTCCACGGCTGCCACTGCCAGAGGGTCTCCGCAACACCCAAAATGAGGCATATACTGGTGATGGGGCTTCAGAAATATCAACAAGCCAGGTATTTTCACAATTGATGACCAATGAAGGCAGATAA